The window CCTGGCATCTTCGAGTGGGATCGAGGGGTTGGCCGTCACATTGCCATGGAGATCGCTGTAGCCGATGAGCAGGAAATTGATACCGACCGGTGTATTAGCGTAGGACCTGGGTTCGAGATCTTCTGCCACTGCGCCGGTGGCGAGCATGATGACCGAAGCGGATGCGAAACGAACCAGCCTGATGACACAGAGATTGTGTTTCATCCACTTTCGCTCGCTTCTGTGAGGACCCCGGAGTTCTATGAGTTGTAGCGCATCTGCATTTGTTTGGCATAGACAGATGCCACCCGCACTGCGTAGTCGCACTTGGCTATCTACAGCACGCTCCGAGCCTTTGACTTAACCGGCCAAAAGGACACGCAGAAACTCAACCGCGCACCAGGTAGGCTCCTGACGGAACCCGATCTCGCAGCTTCTTGCATTTTCCGGGTTTGGGCTGATGCCCGGGCGGGCGATCAGGAAACCAGATTCGGCACTTACCCGGAGGCGGCCAATGGCCGCTGGGGATCTCAACCTCATCGTACGCAGGCCGCTGTGGCTCGACGAAAGCCACGGGCACTTCTCCTTCGCGCCGAGGCCTGCCAGCCGTCGGCGAATCCGATACCCTCTCTGCCTGTGCGTTAGCGAAGTTGCCAGCGTTGGCTTGTTCAACAGCGGCCATTTCTGCTTCGCGACGCTTTTGGACCTCCTCTTTGAGCCCCTGCTGTACTGCGACCTGGTCCTCTTTGGCGTTGGGTGAGGTACTCGAAGCCTTGGCCTGCTGCGCCGCCTGGATCAATTGGAAGTTGCGGTTGCGTAACTCGACGTTGCGACCAACCCGCATGTTCGAGCGCGCCGCCAACGTTTCTGCCTGCTGGTACTGCCCCTGCTGAAGACGCAACACACCAAGGTAATGCAGCGTCGCGGGATTGTTCGGCTGGATATGCAGGGCACGCTCCAGCGTGGCAGCGGCTTGGTCCAACTGGCCATTTTCATATTGCCGCGAGGCGGTTTCGATTAGCGTGGTTGATGCGCTGTTACTTTGCGAGAGCGGTCTTCGTTCGGCAGCAACCGAACAAAGCGACGCGACAGCGCAGAACGCCAGGATGAGACCCGGCAGAAAACTCTTGGTTGGCATCAGGGGGCGGACTCGGCTGATCGAGGACGGCACTGTCGTAAAACAGGCCACCAGCGCTGCTCGGCATCGCCGATACAGGGCCCCTGTTGACCTGGCCAGTACCCTGAAGTTCCCGCTGCAACAGGCCATCGGCACCAGACCTTCTCATGCGGATTGTCTGCGCCAAGTGCCGGGTGATGTGCCGAACTGGCGTTTGAATGCGCGACTGAACGCTGCTTCGGACTCGTAGCCCACTGCAAAGCCGATTTGCGCCACATTCCCGCGCCCTTCGCGCAGGTGTTGAGCCGCCACGTGCATTCGCCAGAGCGTCAGGTATTGCATCGGTGGCTGTCCGACCAATGCCGTGAATCGCTCCGCGAATACCGAGCGCGACATGCCCACCTCAAGCGCCAGGGCTTCTGCCGTCCAGCCCTCGGTTGGACGAGCATGGAGCAGCGCCAGTGCGCGCCCGATATGCGGATCTCGCAAACCCGCCAGCCACCCGCGCCGCTCAGTGGGGAGGTTGGCGACATACTGGCTGACGGCTTCGACGAACAGCAATTCGGATAGCTTGGCGATGACTGTTGTCGAGCCGACGCGCCCCGTCGCGATCTCACTGACAGCGAAACGGAATGAGCTTTCAATCCAGGCTCCCGAAGCCGTCGCGCGGACGTCTAGTTTCAATAAGGATGGCAGCGACGAAAGCAACGGGCTGAACGGTGTTTCAGAGCCGAGGAATCCGCACAATAACTGTGTGGCCTCGCCGCCCCCGCCGTACTTGATTCGTGAAATTCCACCGATTTCCGGCGGCTGGATAACTTCGCGCGCCGACATGGGCGCAATGCTTAGATCACTGCCAAAGGTATGAACGTCATTGCGAGGAAGCAGAATGAGTTCGCCTGCCCGCACGTCGAGGGTGGCGCCATCGTCGATACGTAATTGCATGTGCCCCGCCGCGACAAAATGCGACGCAATGATATGTCGAGGTGCCGCCAGGAACGGTTTGCAGTCGTCTGCAGAGATTCTTCCGCTGATGCACCAGGGCGCACTGAGCTCCGCCTCGAGAAAGACCCCACCAGACAGCCGAATCACACGCAAGACATCAGATAGAGCATCCAACAATTGCCAGCCCTCCTTTCCGGAGTCCGGAGCATGTAATCAGGCGCACTGGTCATTCGCCGCCTGAACTGCGAGGCCTAGATTAGCACCAACGTGGACTCAATGATCGAGGCGCTCCCCCGGACGCTTCACCGATGGTCATTGACTCCCGCGTTGACCGTAATTGGCCCACTCCAACTCGACCACGCAAGCCGGAGATCGATATGAACACCGCAGCTACCCTACCCCGCTCAGATTCAGGCAACGCCGCCCGTTTTGCTCAAATCGTCAAATCATCGAAGAAAGCGGAATGGCAAATCGATCGCGATTTGCTACAGGACCGTAGCTTCGACTTCTCGCGCAAATTTTTGCCGGACGGGCTATCGCGGATCGACTGCCTGACCTTTCTCGCCGCGGACGAGGCGCGTCTGCTCAGTCAGATTCAGGGCCGGACCTATGCGTATATCTTTGGCCTCGTCGAGCGTTTTATCAGTGCCAAAATGCTCGATCAAGGTCGGGCCCATGTATTTGACGATCAGCTCGCACTGGAAGCGCTGGTGCGCTTTTCCAACGACGAGATCAAGCATCAGGAGCTGTTCCGACGCATTGAGACGATGATGGGTAAGCAATTGCCAGCGGGGTATCGTCAGGTTGCCGACCCAAACGATGTAGCGCGCGCGGTACTGGCGGCCAGTACCTGGTCGGTACTGGCGCTGACCTGTCATATCGAACTGTTTGTTCAGACGCACTACGTGCAAAGCATCGCCCCGCGCGAGGAGATATGCCCGCTCTTCAAGGATGTCTTCAAGTTTCATTGGAAGGATGAAAGTCGGCACGTCGTACTCGATGAATTGGAGTGGGAGGCTGAGCACGCAAAACTCTCCCCGGCCAAGCGCGACCAGGCAGTGAACGATCTGATTGCGCTGGTGGCGGCTGTCGACGCAATCCTGCAGGCACAATCGGCATCCGATGCCGACTACTTCATTCGAAATGCTTCACGATCGTTCAGTGTCGATCAGACAGCGCAAATCAACGCCTGCGTGCTGAGCGCCTACCGCTGGCAATACATTATCTCGGGCGTGCAACATCCACACTTTGGCCGGCTGCTTACGCGCATGACAACGCCAGCACAGATGTCCAGGATTCAGACCGCACTGGCACCCATCATGAGCCATTGATCGACAGGGGCGACCGACCGCGCGTCGGTCGCACGACGGTGGGATGACATGCCGAAAATGATTGATTGAGGATGGCAGCCATGACGATTCCGATGTGGATGCTGCTTGGATTTGCGACCTGGACTTTACTGTTGTTGATGGCAACCGTCGGAGTGTATCGCTGGGTCAGAATCCTGTTCTCGAATATTCCGATTGCTTCTTTCCGAAGCGATCAGCTCGAAGGCGAGGATTGGTATCGGCGTGGGACAAGGGCACACGCGAACTGTGTGGAAAATCTGCCTGTCTTTGGCGCCATCGTGTTCGTGATTTCAGCCCTTGGTATCGACGGCCCCGCAGTGAACTACCTGTCCATATTCGTCCTGACCGCTCGTGTGTGCCAGTCGCTGGTTCACGTCTCCCATGTGCAAACCGATACGTTCGTGGCGGTTCGGTTTACCTTCTTTTGCGTGCAGTTGGTCTGTTTTCTCGCACTCATTGTGATAGCCGCTTGTTACGGCGCCTGAATACTCAAACAGATCATCGGCACAGCGCACCCGTCGATCACCGAAGGGCGCGCTGCTGTAGCAAAGTTCTGGACGTACAACGTTGGCTATTTAAGCAGGGGGTCCCCTAGAACTTTTCCCTATTAATCTGTCTATGTGGATAGGCACATCCGCTCGGTAAGCGCGAACCCCCAAGGCTTCCCGCAGCAAGATGGCCATACGTCCGATTGTCAATCAGAGGTTGCCTTCTCTCATGAAATTCCATGACCCACGGATGGTGCTCTTCGGCCTGTTTGCGTTCGCGGCAGTGGGCTCGGCCTGCGCAACACCGATGAAGACCCCAACCCCTGTTGTCGCAACTGAAGTCACCGCCGTTCAGGCGCCTGTCCAGGCCGCCGGCAACCCTTGGCCGACCCTGGCCAGTATGGCCGCCACGCAGCCGGGGGCGTTGCTTGCCCATGACGACCGATACTGGCATGACGGCCGTTGGCATGATCGCAGGGACAATTGGCGCCGAGACGACTGGCGTAGAGATAAGTGGCGTCGAGAGCAAGCCCGCCGAGAAGCTGATCGTCGTGATTGGGAGCGCCACCAGGATCGGGCCATGCGGCACCGCTACGAGGACGATCGCCGCTACTATCGTCGCTAGGCCTGCCAGAGCAGGCGTGCGGACCAGACTCGCTCATCCCGCAGCCCTGCCATACTGTTCAACATGACTCGTGCAACTTTCCGCTTCTACGAGGAGCTCAACGATTTCCTGCCGGCCGAACGGCGCCGGCAGTCATTCACCTGCGAGTGCGCGCGAGGGGCGACGGTCAAGCACATGATCGAGGCGCTCGGGATACCGCACACGGAGGTTGAGTTGGTGCTGCTCAACGGCGAGTCGGTGGGCCTGGAGCGGACGATCTTCGACGGTGACCGGCTGGCGGTGTATCCCAAGTTCGAAGCGCTGGACATCAGCCCGTTGCTCAAGGTTCGTGCGCAACCTTTACGGGTGCTGCGCTTCATTGCTGATGCACATCTTGGCGGGCTGGCCAACCTGCTGCGCATGAGCGGTTTCGACACCCTCTACGACAATGGCTTCGAGGATGGCGAGATCGCCGAGATCGCTGCGCAGCAAGGACGCATCGTGCTGACCCGTGACCGCGAACTGCTCAAGCGGCGGATCATCAGCCACGGCTGTTACGTGCATGCCCTCAAACCGTCGCTACAGCTGCGCGAAATGTACGAACGCCTCGACCTGGCGCGTAACGCGCGGCCATTCAGCCTGTGCCTTCATTGCAACCTGCCGCTGCACGAGATCAGCCCGGAACTGGCCCGGCTGCAGGTGCCGCCACGGGTTGGTGCCCTCTATTCGCACTTCTTGCGCTGCGATGCCTGCCAACGGATTTACTGGGAGGGTTCGCACTGGCGCAGCATGCATGCACTGCTGGCGCCTCTGCTGAACCGATAGCCGAGCGCATCGACTTTTTCGTACAAACCCTGGACCGGCCTCAAGCCAGCAACTCGGTGATCCACCGGGCCTGCCGGGCGATGTCTTG of the Pseudomonas frederiksbergensis genome contains:
- a CDS encoding diiron oxygenase gives rise to the protein MNTAATLPRSDSGNAARFAQIVKSSKKAEWQIDRDLLQDRSFDFSRKFLPDGLSRIDCLTFLAADEARLLSQIQGRTYAYIFGLVERFISAKMLDQGRAHVFDDQLALEALVRFSNDEIKHQELFRRIETMMGKQLPAGYRQVADPNDVARAVLAASTWSVLALTCHIELFVQTHYVQSIAPREEICPLFKDVFKFHWKDESRHVVLDELEWEAEHAKLSPAKRDQAVNDLIALVAAVDAILQAQSASDADYFIRNASRSFSVDQTAQINACVLSAYRWQYIISGVQHPHFGRLLTRMTTPAQMSRIQTALAPIMSH
- a CDS encoding MAPEG family protein, whose product is MTIPMWMLLGFATWTLLLLMATVGVYRWVRILFSNIPIASFRSDQLEGEDWYRRGTRAHANCVENLPVFGAIVFVISALGIDGPAVNYLSIFVLTARVCQSLVHVSHVQTDTFVAVRFTFFCVQLVCFLALIVIAACYGA
- a CDS encoding tetratricopeptide repeat protein translates to MPTKSFLPGLILAFCAVASLCSVAAERRPLSQSNSASTTLIETASRQYENGQLDQAAATLERALHIQPNNPATLHYLGVLRLQQGQYQQAETLAARSNMRVGRNVELRNRNFQLIQAAQQAKASSTSPNAKEDQVAVQQGLKEEVQKRREAEMAAVEQANAGNFANAQAERVSDSPTAGRPRREGEVPVAFVEPQRPAYDEVEIPSGHWPPPGKCRIWFPDRPPGHQPKPGKCKKLRDRVPSGAYLVRG
- a CDS encoding AraC family transcriptional regulator — its product is MLDALSDVLRVIRLSGGVFLEAELSAPWCISGRISADDCKPFLAAPRHIIASHFVAAGHMQLRIDDGATLDVRAGELILLPRNDVHTFGSDLSIAPMSAREVIQPPEIGGISRIKYGGGGEATQLLCGFLGSETPFSPLLSSLPSLLKLDVRATASGAWIESSFRFAVSEIATGRVGSTTVIAKLSELLFVEAVSQYVANLPTERRGWLAGLRDPHIGRALALLHARPTEGWTAEALALEVGMSRSVFAERFTALVGQPPMQYLTLWRMHVAAQHLREGRGNVAQIGFAVGYESEAAFSRAFKRQFGTSPGTWRRQSA
- a CDS encoding Mut7-C RNAse domain-containing protein; protein product: MTRATFRFYEELNDFLPAERRRQSFTCECARGATVKHMIEALGIPHTEVELVLLNGESVGLERTIFDGDRLAVYPKFEALDISPLLKVRAQPLRVLRFIADAHLGGLANLLRMSGFDTLYDNGFEDGEIAEIAAQQGRIVLTRDRELLKRRIISHGCYVHALKPSLQLREMYERLDLARNARPFSLCLHCNLPLHEISPELARLQVPPRVGALYSHFLRCDACQRIYWEGSHWRSMHALLAPLLNR